A stretch of DNA from Microcaecilia unicolor chromosome 10, aMicUni1.1, whole genome shotgun sequence:
GTTGCAACTATTTCCTTTGGGCCAGTCACAGCTTCTCAGAAATAACCTCCTCTTTTGGAGGTCGTCTGACATGGAGGAAGCAGTCGAAATGTGCAGACAGCCCTGATCCCGCATGGCTTTGTGTAGAAATAGTACTGCTGCCCGATAAAGATGGTAAGGGAAGGAGAGAACAAAACCTGCAGCATGCCAGCAGGTggctggggagggaagggggaggaaggaaacaaAACCTGCAGCATGCTGGTGGGTGGCTAGGGGGAAAGTAGCAATACTAGTCAGCAGCAGGCAGTGGGAAGTTGCAGTTTGGACTGCAGTTTATATAGGCTGTCTATGGGGTGCACTGTTGCTGGGTGGACCTAAACCCAAAGTGTGTGGCTACGCCCTGGCTttagtaccttattttcttactcctgttactctgtctatatgttcctatgctgtctattaaaatgttttatttaatagtgtgttgacattgtaatgtggcatactatgccatactttgtattcttatttgaaaatttttttactgctgtaattgtctattgcttatgtttgacttatttttgttgtacaccgccttgagtgaattccttcaaaaaggcaataaataaatcctaataaataaaatttggaaAGTCTAATACTATCTAATGCCTTCAGGTTCAGAAGTCACCAGAGCTTTAGCTTCCTTTGCTACAGGAAGATTTCAGACCACTACTGATGACACCAAAAGGGTTAGCCAGGCAGTTATTTCTCAATGTATTTAATATATTAATAATGCTATTCTTGGGAAAAAATAATCCTTCAAGAAACATGGAACCAATAGCAAGCCATGAGTGACTTATGACATtataaattttcttttttcttgggcGCAATTGATTGCACTGACATTCCAGTCACACCACTGGCTGCTATCGAGATGATTCATAGAAACAAGAACGCTTTGTATTCCAACATAGAGGCGATAGACACTGCCAAAGATCATTACTGATGTGGTAGTAATGTTTTCAGGCTCATGCTAAGTTTCTTTCATGTTCACAAAGTCCAGACTGAATCCACAGGAAAACAGGAAGAAACCTCTATAGAGAAACAAGACACAACAAGAAGTAGAGGGTGACTGATGACTCTCAAGATGGGAGTAACAGATGAAAAAGTCTTTATTAAGGCATCAAATGTCTTACTTTGGTGCCTCAATAAAAGACATTTTCACCTGCTACTCCTGTCTTGAGAGTCGCAAATCACCCTCTACTCCTTATTGCACAGACTACATCAACTGTTTGAGAGTAGTCAAATTAGAAACGGATGGCTTCTAGGTAAGTAAGtgcttttaaatgtatttatttggactCCTCAGTGCTTTTAACCCATTTATAAGCAAAATCTGCTCATTAACCAGTCACCCATTAAGTGTTTTAGCACAACCAGTTCTTGAGGGGATGAAGTGCTGAAGAAGGAGAGCCACAAGATCACACAAGCAGGGCAGTTGACGCCAATGCCTCATCTTCAAATCCATGGAGAAGTACATTATAATGAAGCTCATAAGTGCATCAGATCTATCAATAAAATGGCTTTTAGTACTTAGAAAAGTCTATAGTTGTAGGTTTTTCTACACTTTCTATGAAACGTtatggggcccatttactaactTATAGTAAAGTTCTGCAGTTACTGTATGTGCAGTAATCACTGTGCAGAACTGCAAAACCTCTTCAGCTGTTAGGAGCATTCCCAGCGTTTTCTCTCAGAgctgccgagagactaagccAGGCCCAGGGCGAGGCCGCACACCCTTTGACGCCCTCACCACCCGGCCCCTCCTTTGCTGACACTGCAgcccccggtctcacctgcctgccctcggctcgcgtctgccaccgggccctctgcattaaaatcggcagtgcctcagctctgtttggaaaggcagatcgcctcccttcgggccttccctgtgtcccgccctctcggaaaccggaaattacatcagacgagggcgggacacagggagggaagcccgaagggaggcgatctgcctttccaaacggagctgtTGCCCCCATTTCATGCTCATTTTATTACATTAAATGCATTCTTTTATTCCACAAATACCGATCAGGTTTAGGCAGATTCCATATCAAGTGATTCATCAATATCTAGAAAATAACAGACGAGAACATTATAAAATGGTGCTAATCAATAAAAATCATAAACCATCAGATAAAAATCGCTTAAAAAGACAAGATTTCAAGGCTTTCCTAAAATGACCGAATTTCTAGCAGAAGTTCATTCcaaataagaggagcttgataCATAAAAGAAGCATTATGACTGCTACTACATTTCAATTTATAGGGGCAACACCCAAACAAAAATTTCCAACTACTAGGGAGTCAACACATCAACAGATCAAAATACAAAGTTCCAagcgcattgaaaaatggctaGCAAAAGTCAATTAACTCTGCAATGAGCATTGTAATGTCATCATCAGTCCAAATAAGAAATGTGTAAACTCAGAACTCTTAAGTGCACACCAAAATTAGAACATTTCATCCTAACCAATTGCCATGAGGATGTCTCTGAGCATAGACAGCAGAATGAGATGAGTCACCAGGGTCAAGGCCCAACTCCATATGAGACAGCAATGAAGTAACTTGGAGTGGCATGAGCAGAAGTTGCTTTGTTTGGCCCCTCCTCTCAATAAGTGTTCCTGTGTCCCTGTGAAGCCCGTGCTCAATCCGCACATCTTGTCTGCATAAACACTTaagtatatacatgtatataattttataagagccatttTCTGCATTACATACAGAAAAGAATTTATGGGGTCAAAATTTAGTCAGCAGTGGTGAGCGTTTCGTTGACCACCACCAGTGTTAttcacggatattcaatgccggggcccTAGctcttcattttcaaaaaaggactTCTTGGTTATTTACTATTGGCACGCACTGCATCATTACCGCTAGTTTTTTTTCGCCAGCTGTTTTTACACATACACCCCTTTTATATGAAAGCTAGAGGTGCTTTCATTCAGAtaagacttatttattttatcttaAGTATTTCACTGGTGTTGTGTCTCTCACCACTTTGATTTAGATATATCATGATTGTCTCCACTATATTGTTTTGTGTGTTCTTTTCATACATTACACATGTGCTCAATAAAGGCATTCTCTCATTTCACTTGTGTCATGCCAAGATTTGATCAGATTCAGCTATGTACTCTTTATTTTTAATGGATAAGTATTACACATTGTACAATGGATCTTTTTACCAAATACTTGATTGTTTTTCATGTTAGTCTCACCTGAGGTTTAATAACTTCCATTTTTTCTGTTATGCAGTACATTTTTGTACACTACACATTTTATGTACATTTGTTTAGTATACATTTTGAAGATTATATACATCATATATATTTGTACAGTATACATATATTTGTTCTTCCATAGACCAACCATTTACAATTTACTTGTATGATCAGTTACTGACCATTGGATTATTTCAAACATTTCACATAAAAGTCAgtttttgtgtttatttatatttcataTATTAATCACTGTTTTATTGGTTAGGTCTAGGACTTTAGTTTTTACATTTAGGTTTtacttattttttatatatttatattatttacattttagatactcATGTTTTTTTcggtattttatttatatttcatgtttatttagactcctgaagcaggcctgtgaCCGAAGCACAGTACATCAATAAACTGATTCAAGTCTCCTCGTTTGTCTCTGGTTTGATTGGTCTGTTTCCCACTATTTGCTTGGTACTATTGATTCCTCCGCCTTGGAGGACCTTCACTGGATATTCCTCAGTGTAGCCATTTCCCATTaggtgctaaccagtcattttcagcgacaataactggttaagtgctgctgaaaatattcAGATATCCACAAACAAGTAATTTAACCAGTAAGCAGccattctggccggttaaatcatttttagtgacatagtaaatgatggcagataaaggcctgaacagtccatctagtctgcctaacagtcacaTTCATCATCAACATATTTACATTGACCAGTATATTTACATCTGAATGAATGAGCACAATCAGATTATTCTGAATCTGAGAAAGATTTGGAGAAGATGGACAACATATACAAAATGCTATCTTAGAAACAGATTGATCCTACAATATTTATAAACACAATACTTACAATATATAACAAAGTAACTCAAGATTTGTCTGCCGATATACCATCACCGAAAGTGCTCCTTTTCCCCTACCCTAGCACTTCTTTACAGCAAAGCCTGCTCTGAAGTGACTCTGCCTTCTGAAAGCTAAACAAAATTGACAGAGGCAGGGGAcaccttatagactaaccaatttattgagacaTGAGTATCTAAGTGGACTCCGGTTGTTGTCGAAagttcatgcctcaataaattagTCTACATACAGGGTGCCACCTGCTTCTGTCAATTTTATTACACCACACTAGCACGGCTACCCTTTTTAAGGGATAAACAGCATCACAACTACATTCTTGGGATACGGCAGTCCAACCTCACAGCTGTTTCAGTGGCTGGCAGAGGGAGCATGCATTCAGGTTGGTCAGAGATGATCAATGAGGGTTTTAAGAGCATCAGTAATGCATGTTAGCTCCAGACTTATTCCTGTCTGAATTCATTCATGATGTCCAGGCAGAACAGTACATAACTATTCTACCTAATCATCTTTTCCTCCTCTGCAGTCCATATCCTTGGCACTTGGAATCCCTACAAAAGACTCCTCATCTCTGCCTCTCAGCCAGCACCTCCCCCTGCACATCTTTAAACTGCATTACAGGTGAGAATGGCAGCTCGGAGAAGCACTCTAGGATTCTAGGGTGTTCTGGATCACTGCTCTCTCCTGGGGGAAAATATAGCAAGGGGAGTCATCTGATATCTCTACATCACTGTTCTCTTCTGCAGGCAACTTGCTCaagttcaattttatttgatataccgctatgCGTACATAAGAcagctaagcagtttacaattcaaaTCAATGATAGTACGGATGAAGGTATATAACAATCAAAGTACTAAACAAGGCAAAAATTAAACTAACGTCGTCACTagctcatttctctctctctctccaatgtGAAGGCCTTGGATTGGAATCTGTGTAATTTTCCTCTCCTAAAGGCAGGAAAAGGACCATGATATAGTTTTACTTCCCCAATTACCACATTTGTATAGAAAATGCTGTTTGTCATATGTTAGTATCTAAATTTTAAGTGCCCTGGAGGCCAGGGACAGCATAAATATCATCCAATAAGTAGGCTTTTAGTGCAAGTGGAAAAAAGTTGGAGAATAACTGGGCCACATAAGAAGTGCCAAAGAGTTGGTCTCAGAAGTTGCTAGAGAAAAGATTTGTTGTGTTATGTatttgtgggggggtgggggggaagagggtgatAATGATAAAGGTAAAGGCAATAACAACGTTTATAGAGTGTACAGTATGCCCAGTGGAGACCTATTCAAGCTGTACTGAAGACAATGCTAAAGATCCACTGGGCTCTACAGTGAAGCCTAAGAGATATTAAGGTAAGTTACATAGTGCATGGAACCCCAGTCTATATTGTAATAGACTAGGGCTCCATGCACTATGTTTTGAAAGCTATtactgggggtaattttattatttttttttattatttccccatacataaaacagcattttataCCTAGAGATAGGCacttctaaaatggcccactgtTACAGTACTTTTATGAAAGTGCAGACACAGAGCATGTACTTCGATGTGGCATACACATATTCCTGGGCATGAAGGCTGGGCAAAGCAGAGGCAGAGCTGTTAAGATAAGCTTATATTTTTCAACACATCTGTGTATCTGCACAACCTTAGGAGGGCCATCTGCAtctgcctcagagcaggtgtaaatgtccacatCTACTTTCTGGTGCAGTAATTTTATGAAGGCACACAGGCTCATAAGTTGCTTTTATAAAACGGGTGCAACTTGTGCACCTATGTGCTTTCACATATAAAAAGTCAATTAGGCAGGTACTTAATTGGCCACTAGACACCTACTTTATGTATGCTACAGCTGAAAATTAAACACAAAAGTGACCATGTTATGACAAAGTAACCACTTAACAATAATCTGTTTAGCTGTGCTAGCAGTGACCTATAGACTCAAGACCTGCTTCTGCAGGTTTCCTCTGATTTCTGGTGGAAGTGCTTTGGTGCCATTACCTAGATTTAGTTTGTACTCTGGTTGTATCCTCTATTGAAGTAACTTTGAGATGGCTTGGATCTTGTGACCACATACCTGTAATATTTCAATTCACAGTTGTTACCAATTCCCAAACATAATTAAGTGTATCCCCTTGCAGTGTAGGCCACCTTGACTTTATATTTCTCCATTTGGGGGAATTTCTTATTATCTATGTACAGTAGATCTAGAATCCCAGAAATGAAACAAGATATTGGTTTTAGCAATATTTTTCTGACACATCTTGCATCTCTAATCTTTTTGTCTCATGAGGTGGAGCTACCAAGGAAGTCTTTTCCAGATAGACGAATTGATCTGTCCTGATTATGCAACCCTGTATCCCACTGTCTTATAGTAACAGGAGTTCCTGCTTCAACTACAGAAGATGCACACTTCAGATACCTGATCACCAAGCAGTGGTCATTCCTCTGGGACTGATTGAAAAGAATCTCTTAGGGCATGAAGGTATAAAAACAGAgtcatggcagataaagatcatatgaccTATCTAATCTGCCTATCCATATCAACTACTAATATCAACTATGTAttcctttcccttagagatcctctatgcttGTCCCGTGCTTCTGAATTCAGAtgcagtcctcatctccaccacctccactggaaggccattccacgcatcacCACCCTTTCCCTTTAGATTAATCCCGAGTCTCTATTCTCTCACCTTCATTTCTTACCATTATTCTACAACCACTCGTTCCAGTGCTCCGttctatatcttttcatttccgaacttcttttcaactgaaagaggttcccgtctcctgtgcatttatgttatggaggtatttaaatctctatcatatttcccttcttccacctttcttccaaaatacgtATTTGAAATctgtcccatatgctttatgacaaagaccagtGACCATTTCAATAGTCATCTACTTGAGGTAGGGTGGTCAGCACTTCCATGTTGTCTTCATGAAGTTCTGTGCCTTGCAAAAAgccaactccattctgtttatatcacttttttctgctggtcattcTTCTCCCTGTGTACTCAAGCTTCCTTCTGGCTTTTTCCACTGCCTTGTCTACCTACTGGACCATCTTAAAATGCAATcatcccaagtcctgctcttcttttgtgcacagtagtacttcactccctaaactgtaccagTCCCTTGGGATTTTGCAACCCAAATAaataaccctgcatttttttttacattaaatcttagttaccaaattctagaccattcttcaagcttctggAGCATCTAACCTATTACAGATTTTGTTATCATCCTCAGAGAGGCAGCAGACAGCTttctgcaatatcgcttacaaaaatgttaaaaagaactagaCCAAGAACTGATCCCTCCAGCATACCACCAGTAATTGCCCCTTTGCTCACAGTAAACTCCATTTACAACTACCCTTTGCTGCCTTCCACTCTATTAGTTTAGGGTCCATACCAAGGCTGCTCGTCGATTTATAAAGTCATGTATGCAGAACTGTGGCATTGTATGCATAGTAAAGGAGCCACTGCAAATATGGGCACACTTTGGTTGCTATACAAATGACTTGGTCTATAGAAAGTGTCTGTACTTTCAAACATCTGGTATACTAACAGTATTATTGATTTTGACTTATCTAAGCaacagttttttgtttgtttttttagaggGACAACTTTTATGTACACTTCTGACAAGTTGTTTGGGCTCATGCAGTCTTTGGAGTACTGCACccttctcccttcttctttctGTCCACCTTATTCTTCTCTTCCAATTTTTTTTCACCCAGAAGCATCCAGCGTTCTAGTGTTTCCACTGTGGTTCCAGCCTGTAGCTGCAGTGACAGAGGCACTGCAGTAGCTAGGGACCGCCAAAGTGAAAcaagacatccccccccccccccccccatcactgtaTGACCTGTACTAGTTCTAAAATAACCCAGGCCTAACTTCACTTTTTCTCAAATTATATAGGGAAACATCTTAGTACATCTGGTCCATTATgccggaattaaaaaaaaaaatcacaatgtcACTGCCTGGAGAACTCAATCGTGATATCCTCTGACTCAAGGATACCCAGGTCCTCCGGGTATCCACGAGCTATATTTGTAGACTTTCTGGGGTCAAATCTTACAACTGTACCTGAGGATGGCAACCTAACACTTGTTTCATATCCATCATTTCTGTGTTTGTAAAACTATAATATATCATACCTTGAAATTAGTCTCTCATGCATCtgggggagaagagaaaggggggagggaggggtgtcagTTTTGATACTGCCTGTTGTGATACATGCCAGCTTTTAGTCTCAATTTCTACCTACTGCCTGTCATGATGCATGCCAGCCCAGTCACAATTTGTACCTAAGGGCCTCCAAggcagtttccctttgaaaatgtgggTGGTACACATACCACAGATACTTCTGTACCTGCATATTTTGTTCCTGGACTTCATGCAGGTGCAAAATATTAGATTTGAAAAAGCACTCATGCATAGTCTTTGCTGAGGATGAAGGCCTGTTGCTGAAGGTCCTCACTCATGTTTTTATGCAGGCAAAAGTACACATTTTGtaaaacaatgcacataattttacCAGAAGGGGGAGAAGGTAATTTTCAGAATACATTTTATGTGGATAAGTTTACTTGCATAAAAACTTATGAAAACTTGCACATATGTGGATTACCCTTGTTTGTCAATAAATaccatacacaagaagtagcaaaatgagaaaattttatttttacaaaactatttacaataataaaaattaGGAACATAAAAGGCAATAAAAGGGGAGGCCACAGGAAGACCTATAAAACAAGTCATGACAACCACAGTGTGTTTTGATTGTGCAATTGCCATGCCGGGCTTCCAACTTAATGAGAGAATACAACTTACAGGCAGAATCCTATTAATCATATACATTCACCAAGAGACCACTGTGCCAGCTCACAGATGGTCTTGTCCTTAAGGAGCTGATGTTGCAGATCCTGAGAACCATGCAATCTGTTCCTGAGCAGAGGCTATCCGTTCCAGAATGATATTGCGAGTCCGCATCTGCACACATGCTGAAGGATCTGCTCCAGAACAGACCCACCACATGTATCAGAGCTGGGTTCTCTTAGAGGAATTTCCTCATCACTCACCTGTGGCCAAAAAGAGAGTGACCCTACAGGGGTATGTAAAGAAGAAGGTGGCCGGCGAGAAGTCCTGGGCAGCACATTCTGAGGAGGAGAAGGATTCTGTGTAAGTCGAAGGCAAGGAATCCTCTGCGGTCGATGTCTCCGAGCTAGATGAGTCTGTTAGAAAAGAAAGATCGTCCGTTAAGAACCAAGTTAAAACAACTCTTAGCCAGCACTCTCTAGCTTCTAAAAAGTAGTATAAAAAGCCTTTGTAAACCTTTGTAGGCAACGCCTCTCTATTGTGAAAATCTCTCTAAGGTGTGAATATACACACGGAGAGCAACTCTAGTTTGATTTCACAGTAAGGATAACTAATATTTACAGCACATTTTGTTACTTCCAAAAGTTCTAATACTTAAcgtcctggaaaaaaaaacccatcaaaaCCCCCTTCTTGCGGTTTATTACCTGTAATTGTGAGATCTGGTCACAGCAGGGTTTGAACCGGGGCAGCTCAATTCAGCAGATGGATACCCTGGCCGTTGGACTAACCTGAGAAGACAGGAACAGACCAAAGCCCCAGGAGAAAGACCGCATCGACAGCATCTACTGATTGGTTGGAGGATCCAGGAATAGGAGTTGTGAGAACATGTTATTGTTCCCAGCAACAAGGTGCTGAATTATACTGCTATGGAACTGCATTGGACTCTGTATGAAATCTTTCTACCTGTGATCTGTATCTACCCTGAACCTGAACCTGATCTGCCTACCTGTGGACTCTCTCAAGATGTCGTTCAGAACTAGAACTACTGATTCCATGTTGCCATAACCAAAGCTCATCTGTATGTACTTGTTACTCAAACTAACCTGAAATTAAACGTCTATCCCTATACCTGACCCTTTTGACTTTTCTTCAGGGACCTGACCATTTTGCTGGAAACCTAATTCCATCCCCAGTGGCTTTTTGCAAGGCGCAGAACTTCATGAAGAAAACATGGAAGTGCTGACCACTCTACCTCAAGTCCATGGGAAGGCAAGTTACTGTGCTGGCTGTGACTCAGTTACAGGTGGAAACTGACACACTCTCTTCGGCCATAATCCTTCTTCCAGAGCATTTCAATAGTAGACTTCGTCATTTCTGGGTTTCAATACCCAGTGCCAATTCTGGTTTCCTTGTAAGAACTTCCTGGTGAAGGAGTGACAGTGAGTCTTGTACTGGGGCTTCTCACCGTTTGGAACTGTACAACCCCTTATTGTCTAACTGAACTCTTTCTAATTGTCAGATATTTAATGATCCTCACTGGGCTTGCACTACAGAGCTGGTGCAACAGAGACTATAGCAAGGAATGGAGTCAGTTATTACATACAGAGCCAAGTTCACTAGCTGATCACAGAACCTGCCTGGAACAAGCCTGCACAGTGGCATCAATTCTACAAAAGAATGGTGGACAAAACCAAATATGAATTGGGTTGAGTAGACCTCTACCATTTCAAAGACAGATGAGTTTATCAATCTATACACTAAAACACACAACAGACACACACCTGAGCAAGCAACACAGAGAGAGAAGACTGAGTCACTTTTGACACCATCTTGTGTTAGTAACCGCACCACAATGGAAGAGACTATCTTCTGCCCTTAACTGAAAGGAGGCAGTGGAGACCTTCATATTTATGTATTGTGGAGAAAGGTCATTATACCCAAAACTGCCCTCATAAATAGCCAGTGGGGAACTTGATGTTTCAGACCTTGGTGGGGTTGACTCCCATACAAGAAAATACTGAATTCTACCCTTGATCT
This window harbors:
- the HMGA2 gene encoding high mobility group protein HMGI-C isoform X1 codes for the protein MSTRGEGAGQPSSSQEQPATTEPQKRGRGRPRKQPQEPAGEPSPKRPRGRPKGSKNKSPSKSAQKKAEATGEKRPRGRPRKWTHLARRHRPQRIPCLRLTQNPSPPQNVLPRTSRRPPSSLHTPVGSLSFWPQVSDEEIPLREPSSDTCGGSVLEQILQHVCRCGLAISFWNG